TAAATCGGGCGGTCACATTCACCCCTTGAACCTTGCCTTGGGGGAAGCCGCAGCGGTGGAAAGCTTGGGTGGAAAAATCTACGAGCACTCGCCAGTGGTGAACATTAAACGTGGTGAGCCGGCGAAAGTGGTGACGGAGCAAGGCTCTGTTACCGCCTCTTTCGTCATCGTTGCAGGCAATGCTTACCTCGGTAACCTGATGCCAGAGCTTCGTGCCAAATCTATGCCGTGTGGAACACAGGTGATTGCCACTGAACCACTGACCGAACAGCAGGCGCAAAGTTTACTCCCGCAGGATTACTGCGTGGAGGACTGTAACTATCTTCTTGATTACTTCAGGCTGTCTGGTGATAAGCGTCTGATTTATGGCGGTGGTGTGGTTTATGGTGCGCGTGACCCAGCTGACATAGATGCGATTATCCGACCAAAAATGCTGAAGACTTTTCCGCAGCTGAGCGGTGTGAACATTGATTACCGTTGGACGGGTAATTTCCTGATGACTTTGTCCCGTTTGCCGCAAGTAGGGCGTATTGGCAGCAATATTTATTACTCACAGGGCTGCAGTGGTCACGGTGTTACATACACCCACTTAGCGGGAAGATTGATGTCAGAAGTGCTGAAGGGGCAGGCAGAGAGATTTGATGCGTTTGCTGATTTGCCGCACTTGCCTTTCCCAGGAGGGCATCTTCTCAGCGTACCATTTTCGGCACTGGGAGCCTGGTATTACACAGTGCGGGATAAGTTTGGCATCTAAAAGAAAATGCCCTCAGTCGGGCGTTTTTCTGAAATTGGGCTCGCTTAGAAATTTGCGGGCGTGGTTGCGCTGAACAGACGGCAAGTGGCATCGAATGGGTTGGCAAAACGATGTGGGCGGTTACTGTCAAAGTAATAGCTGTCGCCGACTTCCAGAACGAAAATATCGTCACCGACTGTCAGTTCGAGCTTGCCTTCCACAACCAAACCCGCTTCTTCACCTTCATGCTGAAGCATCTCTTCACCGGAATGCCCGCCTGGCGGATAGGTTTCAGAAAGCACCGAGATGGCGCGATTCGGGAACTCTTTACCAATGAGCTTCATAGAAACAGACTCGTCGCCAATTTCAAGCAGATCTTGCTGACGATAGACGACAGGTGCAGATTCGGTTTGACCAATATCGGCGGAGAAAAATTCCACCAAAGACATGGGAATGCCTGACAAGACCTTTTTCAGTGAACTGACGGAGGGACTAACGCTATTTTTCTCAATCATCGAGATGGTACTGTTGGTTACGCCTGCGCGTTTAGCGAGTTCGCGTTGCGATAGTCCGCGACTTTTTCTAACGGCTTTAAGGTTTGCACCAATGTCCAATGTTCGACTCTCCCTGCTTTAATTGGGTTTTTGTAAGCGTGCCCAATCACTGTAATAGATTTTGAACAAGCAATCCTACTTTCACTGGGGCAGTAATCAAGTGTTTTGTGATGCTATCGTCATTATGTAAAAAATATAAATCAGCGATATACGGCGAATATTCGTCTTGTTGATCATTATCTTTCTTTGATGAAAGGAGATTAATCAGGTCAAATAAAGCTTTCCCCATTCCTTGGGCGCAGTGGAAACCAGTATTGAATAGCGAGCAAAGCGTATATTTTTTGCTTCACTAAGACGATGTAAATACGGTAACCTTTGTTAATTATATTTTACAAAGGATGTGAGGCATGGCGCATACATCATCAAATCTTCCCCATACTTCCTCTTTTTACGCAGCAACGGCAAAGTATCCTCAGCGCTATCCGGTTCTGACTGAATCTATCAGCGTGGACGTTTGTATTGTTGGTGGTGGATTCAGCGGTGTTAACAGTGCGATTGAGTTGGCTCAACGTGGCTATTCCGTTGCTGTGCTGGAAGCCAACAAGATTGGATGGGGGGCGTCGGGCCGCAATGGAGGCGAACTGATCCGCGGTATTGGTCATGGCATAGAGCAGTTTACCAATCAGATAGGTAAAGAGGGTGTCGCTGCCATCAGTCAGATGGGATTGGAAGCGGTGCAGATCGTCAAAGATCGTGTGGAAGCGTTCAGCATCGATTGCGATCTCGCGATGGGATATTGTGATCTGGCAATGAAGCCTTCCCACATGAAGGAACTTCAGGAAGATTTTGATGATCTGATTGCAAATCGGTATCCCCATGAAATCCGTATGCTCGAAAAAGCAGATCTTGCGGAAGTGATTGGGTCTGACCGCTATATCGGCGGCATGTTGGACATGGGTAGTGGTCATTTACATCCTCTGAACCTGGTGACAGGCGAAGCGGCGGCTGCAGCGGGGCTTGGAGTTCAACTATTTGAAGACAGTGCAGCGACGGAAATCATTAAAGGCCAAAAGCCGGTCGTGAAAACAGCGCAAGGGCAGGTAACATGCAGCTATCTGCTACTGGCAGGTAATGCTTATATTGGTCACAAACTCGAGCCTTATATCGGCGGAAAGGTGCTACCGGCGGGTAGCTATATTATTGCAACAGAGCCGCTGACCGATGATCAGGTCACCAGCACTATTCCAAAGAATATGGCCTTCGCTGATCTCAGCATTGCACTCGATTACTACCACTTGTCCGGCGACAATCGGTTACTTTTCGGCGGGTTGTGTACCTATTCCGGAAAAGATCCGAAAGATATTACTGGCGCCTTGCTGCCAAATCTGGAGCGGGTGTTTCCGCAACTGAAAGGTGTTGGTATCGACTTCGAATGGGGTGGCATGATTGGCATTGGTGCTAATCGTCTTCCGCAAATTGGTCGGTTGCCGGATGCCCTGAATATCTTCTATGCACAGGCGTATTCAGGTCACGGTGTTAATGCTACTCACATGGCGGGTAAAGTCATTGCAGAAGCGATCTCAGGGACTGCAGAACGTTTCGATGTTTTTGCCAAGGTGAAGCACATGACTTTCCCAGGTGGGCCGCTGTTGCGCTCGCCTTTATTGGCTATCGGCATGACTTATCACCGCTTGAAAGAAGCACTGCAATAAACCTCATACTTAAATCATCAGTTTAAAGCGTCTCAAGCTTAAGCTTGGGGCGCTTTGTTATCTTTTATGCCCTGTTCCGGTCATGTCTGTGAATGTTAGCGTGAGCTAAATGAAGTATACCCAAACGACCTGGAGATGCTCGCATTCAGAGACCATCAATGCATTCAATTCGAGGTGAATTTCACGAGGAGTAGTCGTTTTATTCCGTTGAAATTTAACGAAGAAGTGGGCGCATTTATGGCCTCCCTTCGGGCGAGTTGACTGACGCCGTGTTCTTTGTTGTTCCTTTTTGATGGAGATGACTACACCTGCAAAGGAACGCCACGATCACAACACCAGTCAATCTCGCTGAATCATGCATCTTCAGGTTGTTTGGGTATAAACCTAACAAATAACCGGGAGACGGAAATGGCAGGGAAAAGAAACAAAGTTACCTTCCTAAGCAATGGACTTGAGTTGGCTGGGATGTTGGAGACACCAGAGCAAAATGCGAGAGGCTATGCGTTGTTTGCTCATTGCTTTACTTGCGGTAAAGATGTCGCAGCAGCCTCCCGTATTTCACGTGCTTTAGTGAACATCGGCTTTGCGGTCTTTCGTTTTGACTTTACGGGGCTGGGCGGCAGTGACGGTGATTTCGCCAATACTAACTTTTCTTCCAACGTTGATGATTTGGTCGCAGCGGCAGATTTCCTGCGCGATAACTATGAAGCGCCACTGCTGCTGATTGGTCACAGTCTGGGAGGTCGTGCAGTGTTGTCAGCGGCACATCGCATTCCAGAAGTGTCAGCGGTGGCGACCATTGGCGCGCCAGCAGATGCTGAACATGTGTCTAAACAGTTTGCAGCGCATGTGGAACAAATTGAGGCCGAAGGCGAAGCAGAGCTTTCTTTGGCAGGTCGTCCTTTCACCATCAAAAAGCAATTCCTTGATGATATTCGCGCCGACAACGACGATATCGAAAATCTTCGAGTACCACTGCTGGTGATGCATTCCCCAATCGATAACATCGTGCTGATTAAAGAAGCCGAGAAAATCTACACCCGCGCCAAGCATCCTAAGAGCTTTGTGACGCTGGATTCTGCCGATCACTTGCTCACCAACAAAGACGATGCGCAATATGTAGCTGAGCTTATCGCAGCCTGGTCACACCGCTACATCGACAGGGCAGCGCCGGTCAAAGAGGCAGAAGAAGGCGTGAAACGTGGTGAGGTGCTGGTGCATGAGCATAACAAACAGTTTACCCGTACCATCCAAACAGACCATCACCAGTGGTTTTCCGATGAACCTGTCGATTACAGCGGCGATAATCTAGGACCAGATCCTTACGAACATGTGCTGGCTGGATTGGGTGCGTGTACTTCCATGACGCTGCGTATGTACGCTAATCGTAAAAAGCTGCCGTTGGATGATGTAAAAGTGACCCTGTCGCACAGTCGTCAGCACGGTGCGGATTGCGAGCACTGTGATGAAAACAACGCGAAGGTTGAGGTCATGTCCCGTGAAATCGAGCTGTTCGGTGATCTAACCGATGACGAGCGTCAGCGTTTGTTGGAAATTGCCGATAAGTGTCCGGTGCATAAAACGCTGGAAGGCAAGATTGTTATCACTACCGAACTGAAAGATAAATAAGACTGCTTCAGTGAATGTATAAGACCGGCTCATCGAGCCGGTCTTTTTTATCTGATTTAGAAAATCGTCAGATCAAAGCGCAATCCAGGTGGCTTTAACTTCTGTGTATTTCTCGAACGCATGAAGTGATTTATCACGTCCATTGCCTGATTGCTTGTAGCCACCAAATGGCGCTGTCATGTCGCCGCCATCATATTGGTTAATCCACACCATGCCGGTGCGCAGCGCTTTCGCGGTTTTGTGCGCTTTGCCGATGTCAGATGTCCATACCGCAGAGGCAAGGCCGTAGTCGGTATCGTTGGCAATCGCGACCGCTTGCTCTGGGGTGTCGAAGGTGATCACGGACAGCACAGGGCCGAAAATCTCTTCACGGGCAATCGCCATATCATTGTTCACATTATCGAACACCGTAGGTTCGACAAATAAACCGCCGGTTTCTGCCATGACACGGCTACCGCCACATACCATCTTGGCGCCGCCT
The nucleotide sequence above comes from Grimontia kaedaensis. Encoded proteins:
- a CDS encoding cupin domain-containing protein, with protein sequence MDIGANLKAVRKSRGLSQRELAKRAGVTNSTISMIEKNSVSPSVSSLKKVLSGIPMSLVEFFSADIGQTESAPVVYRQQDLLEIGDESVSMKLIGKEFPNRAISVLSETYPPGGHSGEEMLQHEGEEAGLVVEGKLELTVGDDIFVLEVGDSYYFDSNRPHRFANPFDATCRLFSATTPANF
- a CDS encoding NAD(P)/FAD-dependent oxidoreductase → MAHTSSNLPHTSSFYAATAKYPQRYPVLTESISVDVCIVGGGFSGVNSAIELAQRGYSVAVLEANKIGWGASGRNGGELIRGIGHGIEQFTNQIGKEGVAAISQMGLEAVQIVKDRVEAFSIDCDLAMGYCDLAMKPSHMKELQEDFDDLIANRYPHEIRMLEKADLAEVIGSDRYIGGMLDMGSGHLHPLNLVTGEAAAAAGLGVQLFEDSAATEIIKGQKPVVKTAQGQVTCSYLLLAGNAYIGHKLEPYIGGKVLPAGSYIIATEPLTDDQVTSTIPKNMAFADLSIALDYYHLSGDNRLLFGGLCTYSGKDPKDITGALLPNLERVFPQLKGVGIDFEWGGMIGIGANRLPQIGRLPDALNIFYAQAYSGHGVNATHMAGKVIAEAISGTAERFDVFAKVKHMTFPGGPLLRSPLLAIGMTYHRLKEALQ
- a CDS encoding NAD(P)/FAD-dependent oxidoreductase; its protein translation is MEQVSSIQNQQNQSQHTIQEASQAHAPSYYAASANTSALREVLNEDITTDICIVGAGYTGLSSALHLLEAGFKVVVLEAAKVGWGASGRNGGQIVNSFSRDIDVIEKTVGKEKIGLFGEMAFEGGKIIRERVEKYNIQCDLKDGGVFAALNAKQMHELESQKALWEKYGNTQLEMLSESDIRSVVDTERYVGGLLDKSGGHIHPLNLALGEAAAVESLGGKIYEHSPVVNIKRGEPAKVVTEQGSVTASFVIVAGNAYLGNLMPELRAKSMPCGTQVIATEPLTEQQAQSLLPQDYCVEDCNYLLDYFRLSGDKRLIYGGGVVYGARDPADIDAIIRPKMLKTFPQLSGVNIDYRWTGNFLMTLSRLPQVGRIGSNIYYSQGCSGHGVTYTHLAGRLMSEVLKGQAERFDAFADLPHLPFPGGHLLSVPFSALGAWYYTVRDKFGI
- a CDS encoding bifunctional alpha/beta hydrolase/OsmC family protein, with protein sequence MAGKRNKVTFLSNGLELAGMLETPEQNARGYALFAHCFTCGKDVAAASRISRALVNIGFAVFRFDFTGLGGSDGDFANTNFSSNVDDLVAAADFLRDNYEAPLLLIGHSLGGRAVLSAAHRIPEVSAVATIGAPADAEHVSKQFAAHVEQIEAEGEAELSLAGRPFTIKKQFLDDIRADNDDIENLRVPLLVMHSPIDNIVLIKEAEKIYTRAKHPKSFVTLDSADHLLTNKDDAQYVAELIAAWSHRYIDRAAPVKEAEEGVKRGEVLVHEHNKQFTRTIQTDHHQWFSDEPVDYSGDNLGPDPYEHVLAGLGACTSMTLRMYANRKKLPLDDVKVTLSHSRQHGADCEHCDENNAKVEVMSREIELFGDLTDDERQRLLEIADKCPVHKTLEGKIVITTELKDK